Proteins from one Athene noctua chromosome 20, bAthNoc1.hap1.1, whole genome shotgun sequence genomic window:
- the PLPP7 gene encoding inactive phospholipid phosphatase 7: protein MPASQPRSRARDRNNVLNRAEFLSLNQPLKGNQESRSSGRKQSGQAGAAGAQNSNPKERRQSQQLPEEDCMQLNPSFKGIAFNSLLAIDICMSKRLGVCANRASSWGGARSMINLLGITGHGIPWIAGTLICLVKSSTLAGQEVLMNLLLALLLDIMIVAGLQKLAKRKGPYDINPGLLDYLTMDTYAFPAGHASRAAMLSKFFLNHLVLAIPLRILLVLWALCVGFSRVMIGRHHITDVLSGFVFGYLQFRLVELIWMSSNTCQMLISIW, encoded by the exons ATGCCAGCATCCCAGCCGCGGTCCAGGGCAAGAGACAGGAACAATGTCCTCAACAGGGCTGAGTTCCTCTCCCTGAATCAGCCCTTGAAGGGGAACCAGGAGAGCAGGAGCTCCGGCAGAAAGCAGAGCGGCCAGGCCGGGGCAGCTGGTGCCCAGAACAGCAACCCCAAGGAGCGGAGGCAGTCGCAGCAGCTGCCCGAAGAGGACTGCATGCAGCTCAACCCCTCCTTCAAGGGAATCGCCTTCAACTCTCTGCTGGCCATCGATATCTGCATGTCCAAGAGGCTGGGAGTGTGTGCCAACAGAGCCTCCTCCTGGGGTGGTGCCCGCTCCATGATTAACCTCCTGGGGATAACGGGGCACGGAATTCCCTGGATTGCGGGTACGCTCATCTGCTTGGTGAAGAGCAGCACGCTGGCAGGCCAAGAGGTCCTCATGAACCTGCTGCTAG CCCTGCTCCTGGACATCATGATTGTGGCTGGTTTGCAGAAGCTGGCCAAGCGGAAGGGCCCGTATGACATCAACCCTGGCTTGTTGGACTACCTGACCATGGACACCTATGCGTTTCCAGCCGGGCACGCCAGCCGAGCGGCCATGCTCTCCAAGTTCTTCCTCAACCACCTGGTCTTGGCCATCCCTCTCCGGATCCTGCTGGTCCTCTGGGCCCTCTGCGTGGGCTTTTCCCGCGTCATGATCGGACGGCACCACATCACAGATGTCCTGTCTGGCTTTGTTTTTGGCTACTTACAGTTCAGGCTGGTGGAGTTGATATGGATGTCTTCCAACACGTGTCAGATGTTGATATCCATCTGGTGA
- the FAM78A gene encoding protein FAM78A, with amino-acid sequence MGCIQSISCKSKVFRESISVIEVKASIDPIPTSIDESSSVVLRYRTPHFRASAQVLVPPIPKKETWIVGWIQACSHMEFYNHYGEQGMSSWELPDLLDGKIQAISDSDGVNYPWYGNTTETCTIVGPTKKESKFNISMNDNFYPSVTWAVPVSESNVAKLTSIHRDQSFTTWLVATNTATNEMVTLQTIKWRMRLGIEVNPSRPLGQRAKLQEPSAQEQPQVLSKNEPIPPSALVKPNANDAQVLMWRPKDGPPLVVIPPKHR; translated from the exons ATGGGCTGTATTCAGAGTATTAGCTGCAAATCCAAAGTTTTCCGGGAAAGTATTTCAGTGATTGAAGTCAAAGCCTCCATCGATCCCATTCCCACCAGCATCGACGAGTCCTCCAGCGTGGTCCTGCGCTACCGGACCCCTCACTTCCGAGCCTCTGCACAAGTGTTGGTGCCCCCCATTCCCAAGAAGGAGACCTGGATTGTGGGCTGGATCCAGGCTTGCAGCCACATGGAATTTTACAATCATTACGGGGAACAGGGAAT GTCAAGTTGGGAGCTTCCGGATCTACTGGACGGTAAAATCCAGGCCATCAGTGACTCAGATGGAGTGAACTACCCCTGGTATGGAAACACGACAGAAACCTGCACCATCGTGGGTCCCACAAAGAAGGAGTCCAAGTTCAACATCAGCATGAACGACAACTTTTACCCGAGCGTGACGTGGGCAGTGCCCGTCAGCGAGAGCAACGTGGCCAAACTCACAAGCATTCACCGGGATCAAAGCTTCACCACCTGGCTGGTGGCAACCAACACGGCTACCAACGAAATGGTGACCTTGCAGACTATCAAATGGCGCATGAGGCTGGGCATCGAGGTGAATCCCAGCAGACCCTTGGGGCAGCGTGCCAAGCTGCAGGAGCCCTCTGCTCAAGAGCAGCCCCAGGTCCTTAGCAAGAATGAGCCAATACCACCCAGTGCCCTTGTCAAACCCAATGCCAATGATGCTCAGGTACTCATGTGGAGGCCAAAGGATGGACCACCACTCGTGGTGATACCTCCAAAACATCGATAA